A region of Leptolyngbya sp. 'hensonii' DNA encodes the following proteins:
- a CDS encoding endonuclease MutS2: MNSVIQVETLELLEWPRLCQHLSTFAATKLGAIAAQHLKLPETQEESSILLAQTQEVYRLESRLSAGLNFDGITDIGAALERADRGGILAGTDLFAIATTLAGARTLRRMIDDQPDLPVLTVLVADLRTYPELEQEIHRCIDEQGRVMDRASPKLAGIRERQGQFRDQLHQTLQRILQSKSNAVQEQLITQRADRFVIPVKASHKDAIPGIVHDSSTSGLTLYVEPQSTVPLNNQLRQLARQEQVEEEAVRQALTEQVAAVLPDLERLLAIVTTLDLATARARYALWMEANPPRFIEWGGSDPIVLRQLHHPLLVWQHQHEQGRPVVPIDLVIRPQIRVVAITGPNTGGKTVTLKTLGLAMVMARAGLFVPAREPVELPWFSQVLADIGDEQSIEQNLSTFSGHIRRISRILAAMDDRSLVLLDEVGAGTDPSEGSALAIALLQALAEQAQLTVATTHFGELKALKYQDERFENASVEFDDVTLSPTYRLLWGIPGRSNALTIARRLGLSGDIVAQAETLVGGTSEDVNQMIAGLEAQRRLQEARAEEARQLLHQAERLHQEVATKAAALKERERTLQLAQEEAMRQALAQAKGEIAQVIRQLQQGPATAQDAHQATAALNQIGERHLPSRQVKPQPKSGFQPQVGDRVRIPRLGQTAEVIGGPGEDGDLTVRFGLMKMTIALEDVESLDGQKPTPIAKPKAASPPAEPVTGLAIRTAQNTFDLRGMRVADAEMILDQAIAEARGPIWVIHGHGTGRLRQGVHTFLQQHPQVSRFEPAESVDGGTGVTVVYRDL, from the coding sequence ATGAATTCTGTGATTCAAGTTGAAACCCTGGAACTGCTAGAGTGGCCCCGTCTGTGTCAGCACCTCTCTACTTTTGCCGCCACCAAGCTGGGGGCGATCGCGGCTCAACACCTGAAGCTGCCGGAAACTCAGGAGGAGAGCAGCATACTGCTGGCCCAGACTCAGGAGGTGTATCGGCTGGAAAGTCGCCTCTCGGCAGGGCTCAACTTTGATGGCATTACCGATATTGGAGCCGCTCTGGAACGGGCCGATCGGGGGGGGATTCTGGCTGGAACAGACCTGTTTGCTATTGCCACGACCCTGGCCGGGGCCAGAACTCTGCGCCGGATGATTGATGATCAGCCAGACCTGCCAGTGTTGACGGTGCTGGTGGCGGATCTGCGCACCTATCCTGAGCTGGAACAGGAGATTCATCGCTGTATTGACGAGCAGGGGCGGGTGATGGACCGGGCCAGTCCTAAGCTGGCGGGAATTCGAGAGCGGCAGGGACAATTTCGAGATCAGCTCCACCAGACCCTGCAACGCATTCTGCAGAGTAAGTCCAATGCGGTGCAGGAGCAGTTGATTACCCAGCGGGCCGATCGCTTCGTGATCCCGGTCAAGGCATCCCACAAGGATGCAATCCCCGGCATTGTCCACGACAGCTCCACCAGTGGCCTGACCCTCTATGTGGAACCCCAGTCCACCGTACCCCTGAACAATCAGCTCCGACAGTTAGCCCGTCAGGAGCAGGTGGAAGAGGAAGCGGTGCGGCAGGCGCTGACCGAGCAGGTGGCTGCGGTGCTCCCGGATCTGGAGCGGCTGCTGGCGATCGTGACCACCCTGGACTTGGCCACGGCCAGAGCCCGCTATGCCCTCTGGATGGAAGCGAATCCCCCCCGATTTATTGAATGGGGCGGATCCGATCCGATCGTCCTGCGGCAACTGCACCACCCCCTGCTGGTCTGGCAGCACCAGCATGAGCAGGGGCGTCCAGTGGTGCCGATCGACCTGGTGATTCGTCCCCAGATCCGGGTGGTGGCGATCACCGGCCCCAACACAGGGGGTAAAACTGTCACCCTGAAAACTCTGGGATTGGCTATGGTCATGGCCAGAGCAGGGCTGTTTGTGCCCGCTCGGGAGCCGGTGGAATTACCCTGGTTCAGCCAAGTGCTAGCTGATATTGGGGATGAACAATCGATCGAGCAGAATCTGTCCACCTTTTCCGGTCACATTCGGCGTATCAGCCGGATTCTGGCCGCGATGGACGATCGGAGTCTGGTCTTGCTGGATGAAGTAGGGGCTGGGACTGATCCCTCAGAGGGCAGTGCTTTGGCGATCGCCCTGTTGCAGGCTTTGGCAGAGCAGGCTCAACTGACTGTTGCGACTACCCACTTTGGGGAACTGAAAGCCCTGAAATATCAAGACGAGCGGTTTGAGAATGCCTCGGTGGAGTTTGATGATGTCACCCTGTCTCCTACCTACCGGCTCCTCTGGGGAATTCCGGGCCGGTCCAATGCCCTGACGATCGCCCGTCGTTTGGGGCTGTCGGGGGACATTGTGGCCCAGGCTGAGACGCTAGTGGGGGGAACTTCGGAAGACGTGAACCAGATGATTGCGGGTCTGGAAGCCCAGCGTCGATTGCAGGAAGCTAGGGCGGAAGAAGCCCGCCAGTTACTGCACCAGGCCGAGCGGCTTCATCAAGAAGTGGCGACTAAAGCAGCAGCCCTCAAGGAACGGGAGCGAACGCTGCAACTGGCTCAGGAAGAAGCCATGCGGCAGGCTCTGGCTCAGGCCAAAGGAGAAATTGCCCAGGTAATCCGACAACTCCAGCAAGGACCGGCGACAGCCCAGGATGCCCATCAGGCGACCGCTGCCCTGAACCAGATTGGGGAGCGTCATCTGCCATCTCGCCAGGTGAAGCCTCAACCCAAGTCGGGCTTTCAACCCCAGGTTGGCGATCGGGTGCGGATTCCCCGTCTGGGGCAAACGGCTGAGGTGATTGGGGGGCCAGGTGAGGACGGCGACCTGACCGTTCGATTTGGCCTGATGAAAATGACGATCGCTCTGGAAGATGTGGAGTCTCTGGATGGCCAGAAGCCCACCCCGATCGCCAAGCCCAAAGCGGCTTCACCCCCAGCCGAGCCAGTGACTGGGCTGGCCATCCGGACAGCCCAGAATACCTTTGACTTACGGGGCATGCGGGTCGCTGATGCCGAAATGATTCTGGATCAAGCGATCGCGGAAGCGAGAGGGCCAATCTGGGTGATTCATGGCCATGGAACGGGACGGCTACGTCAGGGCGTGCACACCTTTTTGCAACAGCATCCCCAGGTGAGTCGGTTTGAACCGGCTGAGTCGGTGGATGGGGGCACGGGTGTTACAGTTGTCTACCGCGATCTTTAA